The following proteins are co-located in the Hemitrygon akajei chromosome 25, sHemAka1.3, whole genome shotgun sequence genome:
- the LOC140716433 gene encoding uncharacterized protein: MCAQGFTPLTSLMIHPRVQTGERPFICSTCGKGFSQSTNLRAHQRVHTGERPFTCSLCGKEYTQLTGLMTHQRVHTGERPFICSECGKRFSQLSHLQAHQRIHTGERPYTCSVCGKRFSQSSNLRAHQRVHTGERPFTCSTCGKQYAQLTGLMTHQRVHTGERPFICSECGVRFTRLSQLKGHQRVHTGEKPFTCATCGKGFAWSNNLVIHTRIHTGERPYVCSECGKGFTRSYELLIHQRVHTGERPFICSTCGRGFIHSSQLRVHQRVHSAERLFPCSTCGKGFHRSTDLLNHQRIHAADED, from the coding sequence ATGTGCGCACAGGGATTCACTCCATTAACCAGCCTGATGATACACCCGCGCGTTCagaccggggagaggccgttcatctgctccacgtgcgggaagggattcagtcagtcgaCTAACTTGCGGGCACACCAGCgcgttcacaccggggagagaccgttcacctgctcgttGTGCGGGAAGGAATACACTCAGTTAACTGGCCTGATGAcgcaccagcgggttcacaccggggagcggccgttcatctgctccgaGTGCGGGAAGAGATTCAGTCAGCTGTCCCACCTGCAGGcgcaccagcgaattcacaccggggagaggccgtacaCTTGCTCGgtgtgtgggaagagattcagtcAGTCGTCCAACTTGCGGGCACACCAGCgcgttcacaccggggagagaccgttcacctgctcgacGTGCGGGAAGCAATACGCTCAATTAACCGGATTGATGACACACCAGCGagtccacaccggggagaggccgttcatctgctctgaGTGTGGAGTGCGATTCACTCGGTTGTCCCAATTGAAGGGGCACCAGCGAgtccacaccggggagaaaccgttcacctgcgcGACGTGCGGGAAGGGGTTCGCTTGGTCAAACAACCTGGTGATACACACACggattcacaccggggagaggccgtacGTCTGCTCTGAGTGCGGGAAGGGGTTCACCCGGTCCTACGAGCTGCTCAtccaccagcgggttcacaccggggagaggccgttcatctgctcgacGTGCGGGAGGGGGTTCATCCACTCGTCCCAGCTGCGGGTGCACCAGCGAGTTCACTCCGCGGAGCGTCTGTTCCCCTGCTCGACGTGCGGGAAGGGGTTCCACCGATCGACCGACCTGCTGAACCACCAGCGGATTCACGCTGCGGATGAAGACTGA